The proteins below come from a single Cylindrospermopsis raciborskii Cr2010 genomic window:
- a CDS encoding conjugal transfer protein TrbI has protein sequence MSGLITWKSTAAALMTIAINTGAVIPWIYPNPAQAQFNFNQPRTITIPANVTLPVTYEKEKIILQPGERIPLTLRIANDIMDSNRNILIPANSEVTGELTPVNLGGNNRRGVRFVATELVFPNGKTQPISANSRTITKTETITKGSNTGQILTDAAIGAGAATLIALVTGNKKVEVLEPIGGAAAGALASVLLRKNRADVFVLRPEQDLAITLTSNLVLSR, from the coding sequence ATGAGTGGTCTAATAACTTGGAAATCAACTGCTGCTGCATTAATGACCATAGCCATTAACACAGGGGCTGTTATTCCCTGGATCTACCCTAATCCTGCTCAAGCACAATTTAACTTTAACCAACCGCGCACGATTACCATTCCAGCTAATGTGACCCTACCTGTAACCTATGAAAAAGAAAAAATAATTCTCCAACCAGGGGAAAGAATACCCCTGACCCTGAGAATAGCTAATGATATTATGGATAGTAATAGAAATATCTTAATCCCTGCTAATAGCGAGGTAACAGGAGAATTGACACCGGTTAATTTAGGTGGCAATAATAGAAGGGGGGTAAGATTCGTCGCTACAGAATTGGTGTTTCCTAATGGTAAAACCCAACCAATTAGTGCCAACTCCAGAACCATCACTAAAACTGAAACCATCACTAAGGGAAGTAACACTGGTCAAATTCTAACCGATGCTGCTATTGGTGCTGGTGCTGCAACCTTGATAGCTCTGGTCACTGGTAATAAAAAGGTGGAGGTTTTAGAACCCATTGGTGGTGCAGCAGCGGGCGCTTTAGCCAGTGTGTTACTGAGAAAAAACAGGGCTGATGTGTTTGTTCTACGCCCAGAACAGGATTTGGCTATTACATTAACTAGCAATCTGGTGCTATCCCGCTAA
- a CDS encoding RNA-guided endonuclease InsQ/TnpB family protein, protein MQLVKTHPIYKNDKYWQGCDLICFRAKSLYNLCTYYLRQSFFKTGKILSSGKLYSLVFSSRAYQEMAVTHRGLSVIRQVLQRWKNYIRSWQDWQANPSKYVDPPKIPNYKHKIKGRFPIVVYNVYQGCPTMDQPSLVQGMCQLFEGLFEGDVNDSIGKARKLVEAMIIPRNNGSYLLKFIYEVQEPTTRSTRVIAGIDLGVNNLVALTTNSSTIRPLLVNGKPLKSLNRLFNRKLDLIGSYQSESQPSQRLGGITTKHHNRLDNYLHQTSSIVINYLKSNGIKTLVVGKNDEWEKETRMGTSKRHNFMPIPHSRLIDILKHKCRLAQIELITVNEAYTSKCSAWDFEPIAKHQKYLGERLHRGLFRSANGQVINADLNSSLNIIRMYSSEALTAERIGSCGVQPLKVNPLARVKQI, encoded by the coding sequence ATGCAGTTAGTTAAAACGCATCCCATTTACAAAAATGATAAGTATTGGCAGGGATGTGATTTAATCTGCTTTAGAGCCAAAAGTCTCTACAATTTGTGTACCTATTATCTAAGGCAGTCTTTCTTTAAAACAGGCAAGATACTCTCTAGTGGGAAGCTGTATAGCTTAGTGTTTAGTTCCAGAGCTTATCAGGAGATGGCAGTTACTCACAGAGGTTTGTCAGTCATTAGACAGGTATTACAAAGGTGGAAAAATTATATCAGATCTTGGCAAGATTGGCAAGCTAATCCATCTAAATATGTGGATCCACCAAAAATTCCCAATTACAAACACAAAATTAAGGGACGCTTTCCAATTGTCGTATACAATGTATATCAGGGTTGTCCAACCATGGATCAACCATCCCTGGTCCAAGGAATGTGCCAGTTATTTGAGGGTCTATTTGAGGGTGATGTGAACGATTCCATTGGTAAGGCTAGAAAACTGGTAGAAGCCATGATTATTCCCAGGAATAATGGCTCATATCTCCTCAAATTCATTTATGAGGTGCAAGAGCCTACAACTAGGTCTACACGAGTTATAGCTGGTATAGACCTAGGAGTTAATAACCTGGTTGCCTTAACAACTAATAGTTCAACTATTAGACCTTTATTGGTGAATGGTAAACCGTTAAAATCCCTCAATCGACTGTTCAACAGAAAGCTGGATCTAATAGGATCCTATCAGTCTGAGAGTCAACCTAGTCAAAGATTGGGTGGGATAACCACCAAACATCATAACCGATTAGATAACTATCTTCATCAGACCTCCTCTATCGTAATCAATTATCTCAAGTCTAATGGTATTAAAACCTTAGTAGTGGGAAAGAACGATGAATGGGAAAAAGAGACTAGGATGGGTACAAGCAAGAGACACAACTTTATGCCAATACCCCATAGTAGACTCATTGATATACTGAAACATAAATGCCGACTAGCACAGATTGAACTAATCACAGTTAATGAGGCATATACCAGCAAGTGCTCTGCTTGGGATTTTGAACCCATAGCAAAACATCAAAAATACTTGGGGGAACGATTACATCGAGGACTATTTAGATCCGCTAATGGTCAGGTTATTAATGCAGACCTCAATAGTAGCCTGAACATAATTAGAATGTATTCCTCAGAGGCGTTAACTGCCGAGAGGATAGGGAGTTGTGGCGTTCAACCACTAAAGGTGAATCCTTTAGCAAGAGTTAAACAGATATAG
- a CDS encoding response regulator transcription factor, with product MKDQKRLLLIDDDPNLILLVRDYLGFRGYDVLTAENGRTALGVLEQDIPDMIICDVMMPEMDGYTFVEQVRQNERTSWVPVLFLSAKGQSADRVKGLNKGADVYMVKPFEPEELVAQVESSLKQTSRWKEHQTKVGEPGSRIQVPFDVQLTPTELKVVQFVARGLANREIAEELNVSQRTVESHVSNMLGKTNLHNRTELARWAIENQMA from the coding sequence ATGAAAGACCAAAAACGACTTTTACTGATTGATGACGATCCTAATTTAATTCTGCTAGTCAGAGACTATCTAGGATTTAGGGGATATGACGTTCTAACAGCTGAAAATGGGCGAACAGCTCTAGGTGTTTTAGAACAGGATATTCCCGATATGATCATCTGTGATGTGATGATGCCAGAAATGGACGGTTATACCTTTGTTGAACAGGTGAGACAAAACGAGCGGACTAGTTGGGTACCCGTTCTTTTTCTGTCAGCGAAAGGACAAAGTGCGGACAGGGTAAAAGGGTTAAATAAGGGAGCTGATGTATATATGGTCAAACCCTTTGAACCGGAAGAACTTGTGGCCCAAGTAGAATCCTCACTCAAGCAAACCAGTCGCTGGAAAGAACATCAAACCAAGGTAGGGGAACCTGGTTCTCGCATCCAAGTTCCTTTTGATGTTCAATTGACCCCCACGGAACTAAAAGTAGTTCAATTTGTGGCTAGGGGTTTAGCAAATCGGGAAATTGCTGAGGAATTAAATGTCAGTCAACGTACGGTTGAAAGCCATGTATCTAATATGTTAGGCAAAACTAACCTGCATAATCGTACTGAGCTAGCACGCTGGGCAATTGAAAATCAAATGGCTTAA
- the groES gene encoding co-chaperone GroES, translating into MAAVSLSVSTVKPLGDRVFVKVTAAEEKTAGGLYLPDTAKEKPQVGEVVALGPGKRNDDGTRQEIELKVGDKVLYSKYAGTDIKLGTDEFVLLSEKDILAVVG; encoded by the coding sequence ATGGCAGCAGTATCTCTAAGCGTATCCACAGTTAAGCCCCTAGGCGATCGCGTGTTTGTAAAAGTCACAGCAGCTGAAGAAAAGACAGCAGGTGGTTTATATTTGCCCGACACAGCAAAAGAAAAGCCCCAGGTAGGGGAAGTAGTAGCTTTAGGACCTGGTAAGCGTAATGATGACGGAACCCGTCAAGAAATTGAGCTGAAAGTAGGGGACAAAGTACTATATTCCAAGTATGCAGGTACAGACATCAAACTGGGTACAGACGAATTTGTACTACTTTCTGAAAAAGACATTCTAGCAGTAGTTGGGTAA
- the groL gene encoding chaperonin GroEL (60 kDa chaperone family; promotes refolding of misfolded polypeptides especially under stressful conditions; forms two stacked rings of heptamers to form a barrel-shaped 14mer; ends can be capped by GroES; misfolded proteins enter the barrel where they are refolded when GroES binds), with translation MAKRIIYNENARRALEKGIDILAEAVAVTLGPKGRNVVLEKKFGAPQIVNDGVTIAKEIELEDHIENTGVSLIRQAASKTNDAAGDGTTTATVLAHAIVKEGLRNVAAGANAIQLKRGIDKATAFLVDKIAEHARPVEDSKAIAQVGSISAGNDEEVGQMIAEAMDKVGKEGVISLEEGKSMTTELEITEGMRFDKGYISPYFATDAERMEAVFDDPYILLTDKKIALVQDLVPVLEQVARQGKPLVIIAEDIEKEALATLVVNRLRGVLNVAAVKAPGFGDRRKAMLEDIAVLTGGQVITEDAGLKLENTKLDSLGKARRITITKDNTTVVAEGNEAAVKARCEQIRRQMDETESSYDKEKLQERLAKLSGGVAVVKVGAATETEMKDKKLRLEDAINATKAAVEEGIVPGGGTTLAHLAPHLEEWANKTLTSEELTGALIVARALPAPLKRIAENAGQNGAVIAERVKEKEFNVGFNASTNEFVDMLAAGIVDPAKVTRSALQNAASIAGMVLTTECIVVDKPDPKEAAPAGGAGMGGGDFDY, from the coding sequence ATGGCAAAGCGCATCATTTACAACGAAAACGCCCGTCGAGCTTTGGAAAAAGGTATTGACATTTTGGCCGAAGCTGTAGCTGTGACCCTAGGTCCCAAAGGACGTAACGTAGTTCTAGAGAAGAAATTTGGCGCACCACAAATTGTTAATGATGGTGTCACCATTGCTAAAGAAATTGAATTAGAAGACCATATTGAGAACACAGGCGTTTCCTTGATTCGCCAAGCTGCTTCTAAAACCAACGATGCTGCTGGTGATGGTACCACCACAGCCACCGTATTGGCCCATGCAATTGTGAAGGAAGGTCTCCGTAACGTTGCTGCTGGTGCTAATGCGATTCAGTTAAAGCGTGGTATTGATAAAGCCACAGCATTCTTAGTAGACAAGATTGCGGAACATGCTCGTCCCGTGGAAGATTCCAAAGCCATTGCACAAGTAGGCTCCATTTCTGCTGGTAACGATGAAGAAGTGGGTCAAATGATTGCGGAAGCAATGGATAAAGTGGGTAAAGAGGGTGTGATTTCCTTGGAAGAAGGGAAATCCATGACCACAGAATTGGAAATCACCGAAGGTATGCGTTTTGATAAGGGTTATATTTCCCCTTATTTTGCTACCGACGCTGAGCGCATGGAAGCAGTATTTGACGATCCTTATATTCTTCTTACCGACAAGAAGATTGCCCTAGTGCAGGATTTAGTACCTGTGTTAGAGCAAGTAGCACGTCAAGGTAAACCCCTAGTCATCATTGCTGAAGACATTGAAAAAGAAGCTCTAGCTACCCTAGTAGTTAACCGTCTACGCGGCGTACTGAACGTAGCAGCAGTGAAAGCTCCTGGTTTTGGGGATCGTCGTAAAGCCATGTTAGAAGATATTGCAGTTCTAACTGGTGGACAAGTAATCACAGAAGATGCTGGTTTAAAACTAGAAAACACCAAACTAGATAGTTTAGGTAAAGCGCGCCGCATCACCATTACCAAAGACAACACCACCGTTGTAGCTGAAGGTAATGAAGCTGCAGTAAAAGCTCGTTGCGAACAAATCCGTCGTCAAATGGATGAAACTGAATCTTCCTATGACAAAGAAAAACTGCAAGAGCGTCTAGCCAAACTCTCTGGTGGTGTAGCAGTAGTCAAAGTTGGTGCAGCTACCGAAACCGAAATGAAGGATAAGAAGCTGCGTTTAGAAGACGCTATCAATGCTACCAAAGCTGCTGTAGAAGAAGGCATAGTTCCTGGTGGTGGTACAACCCTAGCTCACCTAGCACCCCACTTAGAGGAATGGGCCAATAAAACCTTAACCAGTGAAGAGTTAACAGGTGCTTTAATAGTTGCCCGTGCCTTACCTGCTCCTTTAAAGAGAATTGCAGAAAACGCTGGACAAAACGGTGCTGTAATTGCTGAAAGAGTGAAAGAGAAAGAGTTCAACGTAGGGTTTAACGCTTCTACCAACGAATTCGTTGACATGTTAGCTGCGGGTATTGTAGATCCTGCGAAGGTAACCCGTTCCGCACTGCAAAATGCTGCTTCTATTGCTGGTATGGTACTAACAACCGAGTGTATTGTGGTTGACAAACCAGATCCCAAGGAAGCTGCTCCTGCTGGTGGTGCTGGTATGGGTGGTGGAGATTTCGACTACTAA
- a CDS encoding Crp/Fnr family transcriptional regulator, which yields MNPTENIIHLPRKHLPQQILTQHSIIPVRNDVLWRIERGVVRTLTWNEEGTGITLGYWGPGDITGHALSKVTPYQIQCLTSVEATIIPPHLWHEHIECLLSHIQQTEQILHILHCKPTSLRLWHFLLWLGDKFGRDLEQGKLIDLNLTHQDISEVLNTTRVTITRLLQKFEVQGKISRHKRSIILRLSQVE from the coding sequence ATGAACCCTACTGAAAATATCATCCATCTACCAAGAAAGCATTTGCCGCAACAGATACTCACCCAGCACTCAATCATTCCGGTCAGAAATGATGTTCTGTGGCGGATTGAGCGTGGTGTAGTGCGCACCTTGACCTGGAATGAAGAGGGCACGGGTATTACCCTAGGTTACTGGGGACCTGGAGATATTACTGGTCATGCTTTGTCAAAAGTCACACCTTATCAAATTCAGTGTTTAACTAGTGTAGAAGCAACAATCATACCTCCCCATTTGTGGCATGAACACATTGAGTGCTTGCTATCCCACATTCAACAGACAGAACAAATTTTACATATTTTGCATTGTAAGCCCACGTCGTTAAGATTGTGGCATTTTTTGCTGTGGTTAGGGGATAAATTTGGTAGGGATTTGGAACAGGGCAAGTTGATTGATTTGAACCTGACCCATCAAGATATTTCAGAGGTGTTGAACACAACCAGGGTGACAATTACCAGACTGTTGCAGAAATTTGAGGTCCAGGGAAAAATATCACGTCACAAACGCAGTATTATTCTCCGGTTGAGCCAGGTAGAATAG
- a CDS encoding iron uptake porin translates to MTKLFWSVLRVSPVVAATILSANSVLANEVKEPTTSVAQLSSDKISQTTSVSQFRDVQPRDWAFQALQSLVERYNCISGYPDGTFRGNRTLNRFEFAASLNACLERVSELIASSTADAVKREDLATLQRLQEEFSAELATLRGQVDALEARTGELEANQFSTTTKLKGEAIFGLTQAFGDRVAGGTEKINSNFTFSDRVRLTLESSFSGKDKLQTRLNAGNIRSLASNAAAGGTGTNMARLGYDSTADNALSVDKLNYAFNPLPNLSVKVDAIGADLDDNFEAFNPDFKSSGSGSISRYGRFSPIYRQARGGSGIALNLKANDAITLGAGYYARGSATASDPGPNKGLFEGDSTIIGQLAFKPNQAINLGLTYAHVYQTSGGFSGGFDSTGGGAAVGTVGTTLNARLNGKVETSNYGVALNLKATPSISLGGWAGYTTVSTLGGTPTSGDVWYWAGNVAIKDFLREGNTLGFVFGQPPKFTGGKSGGTNINGETDTSLHVEGLYKIKVSDNVLITPGVLVILDPEHNKNNPNIYVGTLRTTFSF, encoded by the coding sequence ATGACAAAACTATTTTGGAGTGTTCTCAGAGTGAGTCCGGTTGTTGCAGCTACCATCCTTTCTGCCAACAGCGTATTAGCAAATGAAGTGAAAGAGCCAACCACCAGCGTTGCTCAATTGTCGTCTGATAAGATTAGTCAAACAACTTCTGTTTCTCAGTTTCGTGACGTCCAGCCAAGAGATTGGGCGTTCCAAGCATTGCAATCCTTAGTTGAGCGTTATAATTGTATTTCTGGTTATCCCGATGGTACATTCCGTGGTAACCGCACCCTAAACCGCTTTGAATTCGCGGCTAGTTTAAACGCTTGTTTAGAAAGAGTTAGTGAGCTAATTGCTTCTTCAACGGCTGATGCAGTTAAAAGAGAAGATTTGGCCACCTTACAGCGTTTACAAGAAGAATTTTCCGCTGAATTGGCTACTCTCCGTGGTCAAGTTGATGCGTTGGAAGCACGTACTGGTGAGTTGGAAGCTAATCAGTTCTCCACCACCACCAAGTTGAAGGGTGAAGCTATTTTTGGTCTTACCCAAGCTTTTGGAGACCGTGTAGCTGGCGGTACCGAGAAAATTAATTCCAACTTCACGTTCTCTGACCGGGTAAGGTTGACTTTGGAAAGCAGCTTTAGCGGTAAGGATAAGTTGCAAACTAGGTTAAATGCTGGGAATATTCGCAGTCTAGCTAGCAATGCTGCTGCAGGTGGCACGGGTACTAACATGGCTCGTTTGGGTTATGACAGCACTGCGGATAACGCGCTTTCAGTTGATAAACTCAACTACGCCTTCAACCCCCTTCCCAATCTTAGTGTGAAGGTTGATGCCATAGGTGCTGACCTAGATGACAACTTTGAAGCCTTTAACCCTGACTTTAAGAGCAGTGGATCAGGTTCCATCTCCCGTTACGGACGTTTTAGTCCCATCTATCGTCAAGCTCGTGGTGGATCTGGTATCGCACTGAACCTCAAAGCTAATGACGCTATCACCCTGGGTGCTGGTTACTATGCTAGAGGTAGTGCTACTGCGTCTGACCCGGGTCCCAATAAAGGACTTTTTGAGGGCGACAGTACCATTATTGGTCAGTTGGCGTTTAAGCCGAATCAGGCTATCAATCTCGGATTAACCTACGCCCATGTTTACCAAACATCTGGTGGGTTTAGTGGTGGGTTTGACAGTACTGGTGGTGGTGCTGCTGTAGGTACTGTAGGTACAACATTAAATGCAAGATTAAATGGAAAAGTCGAAACCAGTAACTACGGTGTGGCATTGAACCTAAAAGCTACTCCTAGCATTTCATTAGGTGGTTGGGCAGGCTACACAACTGTGAGCACCTTGGGAGGTACTCCCACCAGTGGAGATGTGTGGTACTGGGCTGGTAATGTGGCAATTAAAGACTTCCTGAGAGAAGGCAACACCCTTGGTTTCGTCTTCGGTCAACCTCCCAAATTCACTGGCGGTAAGAGTGGAGGTACTAATATAAACGGAGAAACTGATACTTCCTTACACGTAGAAGGCTTGTATAAAATCAAAGTTTCTGACAACGTTCTCATTACCCCAGGTGTGTTAGTCATCCTAGATCCTGAACACAACAAAAATAACCCCAATATCTATGTAGGTACACTGCGTACCACCTTCAGCTTCTAA